Proteins encoded in a region of the Triticum dicoccoides isolate Atlit2015 ecotype Zavitan chromosome 3A, WEW_v2.0, whole genome shotgun sequence genome:
- the LOC119267497 gene encoding enoyl-CoA delta isomerase 2, peroxisomal-like, whose protein sequence is MDTASMCTVERRGRVHLITLTGAGEHRLGPALISAIRAAVAASPGAGALVLAAEGKYFSNGFDQAWARTVPPHLHTAMSEAFRGLVADLLALPMPTVAAVTGHAAAAGCALALAHDSAVMRASRGFLYMSEVDAGIKIVDYFAELLLQKVSDAAARRDMLLRGDKMTAAEAVRRGLVDAAADGGVDDVVAAAVAAAEGLAARGWDGEVVAEIRKAMWPAVWAKVKDYGADAAAPRPRL, encoded by the coding sequence ATGGACACGGCAAGCATGTGCACCGTGGAGAGGCGCGGCCGCGTCCACCTCATCACCCTCACCGGCGCCGGCGAGCACCGCCTCGGCCCAGCCCTCATCTCGGCCATCCGCGCCGCCGTGGCCGCCTCCCCCGGCGCCGGCGCCCTCGTCCTGGCCGCCGAGGGCAAGTACTTCTCCAACGGCTTCGACCAGGCCTGGGCGCGCACGGTCCCGCCCCACCTCCACACCGCCATGAGCGAGGCCTTCCGGGGCCTCGTCGCCGACCTGCTCGCGCTCCCCATGCCCACCGTGGCCGCCGTCAcgggccacgccgccgccgccggctgcgCGCTGGCCCTCGCGCACGACTCCGCCGTCATGCGCGCCTCCCGCGGGTTCCTGTACATGAGCGAGGTCGACGCCGGCATCAAGATCGTCGACTACTTCGCGGAGCTGCTCCTGCAGAAGGTCTCCGACGCCGCGGCCAGGCGGGACATGCTCCTCCGGGGGGACAAGATGACGGCCGCGGAGGCGGTGCGGCGGGGCCTGGTGGACGCGGCCGCGGACGGCGGCGTCGACGACGTGGTGGCCGCGGCCGTCGCGGCGGCCGAGGGGCTCGCGGCCAGGGGGTGGGACGGGGAGGTCGTGGCCGAGATCAGGAAGGCCATGTGGCCCGCCGTGTGGGCCAAGGTCAAGGACTACGGCGCCGacgcggcggcgccccggccgcggcTGTAG